The genomic stretch CGTTTGTATTTAATTTGGATATTTTTCAAGTTTCTGCAAAGACCAATGTACCGAAAGCAAAAACAGAAAAAATTGAATCTGATGCAATTAACTCTATAACCTTTCCATTTACGAGTAAATTATCTGGAAGGACTATTAATGATTTTCAAGTGTGCCGAGAAAATAAGCTAATTACAGTTTTTGTATTAAATTATAATCAAGGGAATTCATATGGCTCAGGAAAATCTATTGCTATTGAAGTAGTTGGTGATTGTTAAAGCTAAAGTGATAGCTTGGAACATACTCATTAATATCTACTTCAAATATTCCTAGTTGTTTTTCTCGGCTTCCTTTGATCATCCTTCACTCAATCCTTCCATTTCCTGTTATTTCTATTATATCAAGTTTATCCCCATAAAAAAACAGACTATAGACAAAAGAGAGCTTTTCATTTCGGAAAGCTCCCTTTTAGACTAGCAGAAACATAATTTGAGGTCCTTTTTCAATTTAAACTAAAAGCGACCCCAAATCGAGGTCGCAAATACAGGGATATTACTCATGGATTGAGCTATATAAGAAAATGCACACGTGCACATGTATGCCTTTTGATTTTATCATATAACTTCAATTCATACAAATTAACAAAAAAACAACTTAATTGCTTAAGCTGTTTTCTATAAAAATAGCATTTGGTAAGGTGGGAATCTTACATCTCCTAATAACAAAATGTTATGGTGGCAGCTCCCTGTTCTGCCCTCAAATACTATCTGCTTATGAATAAATTGTATCACGTGCAGACAATCATTGCAAGTCATAAAGCCGACATTATTTTAAAATTTTTCTAGCTGGTTTCATAAAACCGCTATTTAAGTATTTTGTTACTTTCACGGGATCCATCACGAAAAGGGTTCTTGCAAAGAATACCCCGGACTGAGTTGCGCGAACTGCAACTAAAACATACTCATTGTTAATTCGATATTGTTTAATGAACTCGATACTTGTTTTTTTACTTGGATTACAAGCAATATAGTCAGGATATTTAATGATATCAGCAATATCTTTTGAGTATTTCTTAAAATCATTTGGATGGTTAGTTTCCATATGAGAAAAGTTATCTTCGCCAATATATACTTCGCAATTGTCAGTTGCTAAAGAAAAGTGATCTATAATTTTTTTATCAATTGTACATAATAAAGTTGTTTTTTTCAATTGTAGACCTCCTCTTCAAATTATTTTATCATACTTTCAGAATATATTGCTACACATATTTTAAATACAATAGTATAAATTGAGGTTTTATTGTGAAAAAATAGATATATACTAGTAGTAGGATA from Culicoidibacter larvae encodes the following:
- a CDS encoding PBECR2 nuclease fold domain-containing protein, whose protein sequence is MKKTTLLCTIDKKIIDHFSLATDNCEVYIGEDNFSHMETNHPNDFKKYSKDIADIIKYPDYIACNPSKKTSIEFIKQYRINNEYVLVAVRATQSGVFFARTLFVMDPVKVTKYLNSGFMKPARKILK